In Wenyingzhuangia fucanilytica, the following are encoded in one genomic region:
- a CDS encoding GH116 family glycosyl-hydrolase, with product MKVKKNSIYLLLIALGLATSSCKEDNHSNTSISLKKFTDKMVFKNKGTVSKDMKFERIAINGYYTESNEFYRRFDGPEYLFEIKDTLKVETPSGMRSAIPLGGFGAGSVELRADGSFQDWDIFNNSPATGNRKTQLNNAFMGLWVKEKNKEVVATTLRTHPPKGLPAIDQIEYSGSFPVSKLTLTDSKLPVEAKLYAYSEYKIRDPKASATPCALFSIELHNPNETSAQTSFLFNLPNHIKGNFKVENGLVLTKDGTEPASGNMTLAANGADKVTYAVADDLNVLWNTFNENGAFNTPDKTSGAYGALSAQANLKPGETRTITIALGWYFPNRPISVEIVGNYYTELFDNSTDVVNKALNRLPKTWENILDWNAICFDNTLPEWLQDAMVNSTATITKTSFWTKDNRFRQWESFACPNINPIHIDFSRTLPYDLFFPELKKGIISAHGNAQRENGYIPEKLWTRRTKDKLDHPSPGRVLGDCNPSFILSVYATYKWDNDKAFVDSMWPHVKRAALWQIERSKSLGLPNRLAATYDLSGFGRKDLVSYNAFMHLAALKATMELGKIYGDDELVTLCKDNITTAQKTLKEKFWTGKYFRNWWNVKKQNNDDLHVDTQFAQVWSYMLGLGELMDSTLLKSHLASEISVGETPYGLKVLPHSYKYKDHSASGVNNTIWQAGSIHWTILNLYLGMEPNQSMEQAKKVIEHWSTNINDQWDYADLTSASTGYPHTNSHYGRQLMLWGIPMALSGQQYNASEGVLAFSPKLEPPYRLPFFTAHASGIIDASIGEPILLKLTSGELKLDKLMVNGQILTENVSLKAGEELILDQG from the coding sequence ATGAAAGTTAAAAAAAATAGTATTTATCTCTTGCTCATTGCATTAGGACTAGCAACGAGTTCCTGTAAAGAAGATAACCATAGTAATACTAGTATATCTCTTAAAAAGTTTACCGATAAAATGGTTTTTAAAAATAAGGGAACTGTTTCTAAAGATATGAAGTTTGAAAGGATAGCCATTAACGGTTATTATACAGAATCAAATGAGTTCTATAGACGTTTCGATGGTCCTGAGTATTTATTCGAAATTAAGGACACATTAAAAGTTGAAACACCATCAGGAATGCGTTCAGCTATTCCTTTAGGTGGTTTTGGAGCAGGCTCTGTGGAGTTAAGAGCAGATGGAAGTTTTCAGGATTGGGATATTTTTAACAATTCACCAGCAACAGGAAATAGAAAAACCCAACTTAACAATGCTTTTATGGGGTTATGGGTTAAAGAAAAAAATAAAGAGGTGGTAGCGACTACGCTCCGCACCCACCCACCAAAAGGGTTACCTGCTATTGATCAAATTGAGTATTCAGGATCTTTTCCAGTTTCTAAATTAACTTTAACGGACTCAAAACTTCCTGTAGAAGCTAAATTATACGCCTATTCTGAATATAAGATAAGAGATCCAAAAGCATCGGCTACGCCCTGTGCACTTTTTAGTATTGAGCTTCACAATCCTAACGAAACATCAGCGCAAACATCTTTTCTATTCAATCTTCCAAACCATATTAAAGGTAATTTTAAAGTAGAAAACGGTTTAGTGTTAACAAAAGACGGTACAGAACCCGCAAGTGGAAATATGACCTTAGCAGCTAATGGCGCAGACAAAGTCACTTATGCAGTAGCTGATGATTTAAATGTATTATGGAATACCTTTAATGAAAATGGTGCTTTTAATACCCCTGATAAAACTTCTGGTGCGTATGGTGCTTTAAGTGCTCAAGCTAATTTAAAACCCGGTGAAACACGCACCATAACTATAGCATTAGGTTGGTATTTTCCTAATCGACCAATTTCGGTAGAAATCGTAGGTAACTACTACACCGAATTATTTGACAATAGTACTGATGTTGTTAACAAAGCCCTTAATCGTTTACCAAAAACTTGGGAAAATATATTGGACTGGAATGCGATATGCTTTGACAATACATTACCCGAATGGTTACAAGACGCGATGGTAAATAGTACAGCTACGATTACTAAAACAAGTTTTTGGACTAAAGACAATAGGTTTAGACAATGGGAGTCATTTGCATGTCCAAACATCAATCCTATCCACATCGATTTTTCACGAACCTTGCCTTACGATTTATTTTTTCCAGAGTTGAAAAAAGGCATTATTAGCGCACATGGTAATGCTCAAAGAGAAAATGGATACATTCCTGAAAAATTATGGACAAGAAGGACAAAAGACAAATTAGATCATCCTAGCCCAGGAAGAGTTCTTGGAGATTGTAACCCTTCTTTTATTCTAAGTGTGTATGCAACTTACAAGTGGGATAATGACAAAGCATTTGTAGATAGCATGTGGCCACATGTAAAACGTGCTGCTTTATGGCAAATAGAACGATCGAAAAGTTTGGGATTACCAAACCGTCTTGCAGCTACCTATGACCTTTCTGGTTTTGGTAGAAAGGATCTAGTATCATATAACGCCTTTATGCACTTGGCAGCATTAAAAGCAACTATGGAATTGGGTAAAATTTATGGTGACGATGAGCTTGTGACACTTTGTAAAGACAACATCACTACAGCCCAAAAAACACTAAAAGAAAAATTTTGGACAGGCAAATATTTTCGTAATTGGTGGAACGTAAAAAAACAAAACAATGATGATTTACATGTAGATACACAATTTGCGCAAGTTTGGAGTTATATGTTAGGGCTTGGCGAACTAATGGATTCTACATTGCTAAAATCTCATTTAGCATCCGAGATTTCAGTTGGAGAAACACCTTATGGCCTTAAGGTACTTCCTCACAGTTATAAATATAAAGACCATTCAGCATCTGGCGTAAATAATACCATTTGGCAAGCAGGTAGTATCCATTGGACTATTTTAAACTTATACTTAGGTATGGAGCCTAACCAAAGCATGGAACAAGCCAAAAAAGTTATTGAACATTGGAGTACAAACATCAACGATCAATGGGACTATGCAGATCTTACATCTGCATCAACTGGTTATCCGCATACCAATTCACACTATGGTAGACAATTAATGTTATGGGGTATTCCAATGGCACTTAGTGGTCAACAATATAATGCTTCCGAAGGGGTCTTAGCTTTCTCACCTAAATTAGAACCTCCGTACAGGTTACCCTTTTTTACTGCACATGCTAGTGGTATAATAGATGCTAGTATTGGCGAACCTATTCTTTTAAAACTGACCTCTGGGGAATTAAAACTAGATAAGTTAATGGTTAATGGTCAAATACTTACAGAAAACGTATCCTTAAAGGCAGGTGAAGAACTTATATTAGATCAAGGATAG
- a CDS encoding glycoside hydrolase family 2 protein, whose translation MKHLKYGKTYLLTILTLFSFIWVNTIYSQQHNNRTDQIINEGWFFQKGDISDAEKENFNHSEWELLNLPHNWGWETAEKGDKKYYRGPGWYRKKLHIEPKTGRRYFLRFEAVGYKAEVYLNGKNIGNHMGGFGAFCFEITEHLNAKKENILAVKASNEFDNSIAPLGGDFNIYGGIYRSVHLIETADICFNLTDHASSGIKWLQTDVSEEKAVLDITAWISNSTDKGLKFNHFPKELNETLPDGLFDLEANIYDDKGNLVVSKTHQINLSPNLTIPFKLQLHIKNPHLWQGTIDPYLYKGVISLKSKGKTIDKISQNIGLRSFNIDPDKGFFLNGKPYRLKGVSKHQDRKNKGWAVSNKDLEEDIALITEMGANALRCAHYQHSDYLMDLCDKAGLLVWSEIPQVGSIKEHDDFVTNSRNQLLDMIRQQINHPSVFAWGLFNEVHVSRNDPHRDFVDLENLASVEDPTRPTVAATSHYASPQMNRIPDILGWNRYPGWYDSIENLYNPTQWDKYQPTSQHGGFCFSEYGAGANIEHHEQNPNQPVPRDFWHPEEWQSIVHEASWARYSQTPYIWGSFVWNMFDFSAAKRREGGQEGINDKGLVTFDRKIKKDAFFFYKANWSKQPVLHITSKRHTIRTSAKTPVKIYCNISDAVKLKVNGKTISTAKTNDFKTVIWEDITLKKGKNRIEVSVKKNGKTIKDQTIWTFDPNAKSLKPEIGIKDRIKGDGGFGQ comes from the coding sequence ATGAAACACTTGAAGTACGGAAAAACATATCTATTAACAATTCTGACATTGTTTTCTTTTATATGGGTAAATACAATTTATAGTCAACAGCATAATAATAGAACCGATCAAATTATTAACGAGGGTTGGTTTTTTCAAAAAGGAGATATTTCAGACGCTGAAAAAGAAAACTTTAATCATTCCGAATGGGAACTGCTAAACCTTCCTCATAACTGGGGTTGGGAAACCGCTGAAAAAGGCGACAAAAAATATTACCGAGGTCCAGGTTGGTATAGAAAAAAACTACATATTGAACCCAAAACCGGGAGACGCTATTTTCTTCGTTTTGAAGCTGTAGGCTACAAAGCCGAAGTTTACTTAAACGGAAAAAACATTGGAAACCACATGGGGGGTTTTGGTGCGTTTTGTTTTGAAATAACCGAACATCTAAATGCAAAAAAAGAAAATATACTTGCTGTAAAAGCTTCTAACGAATTTGATAATAGTATTGCACCATTAGGTGGGGATTTTAATATTTATGGAGGTATTTATCGTTCTGTGCATCTTATTGAAACCGCTGATATTTGTTTCAACCTAACCGATCATGCGAGTTCAGGTATAAAATGGCTTCAAACAGATGTTTCAGAAGAAAAGGCTGTTTTAGATATTACAGCTTGGATATCTAACAGTACAGATAAAGGTCTAAAATTCAATCATTTTCCTAAAGAGCTAAATGAAACACTTCCCGATGGTTTGTTTGATTTGGAAGCAAACATATATGATGATAAAGGAAATTTAGTAGTATCTAAAACCCATCAAATAAACCTATCCCCTAATCTAACCATTCCTTTTAAGCTTCAATTACACATAAAAAACCCACACTTATGGCAGGGAACTATTGACCCTTATTTATATAAAGGTGTCATCTCTCTTAAATCCAAAGGAAAAACAATTGATAAAATCTCGCAAAATATAGGTTTAAGATCATTTAATATTGACCCAGATAAAGGTTTTTTTCTTAACGGAAAACCATATCGCTTAAAAGGTGTATCTAAACATCAAGATAGAAAAAATAAAGGTTGGGCAGTTTCTAATAAAGATTTAGAAGAGGATATTGCATTAATTACCGAAATGGGTGCAAATGCCTTACGATGTGCCCACTATCAGCATAGTGATTATTTGATGGATTTATGTGATAAAGCAGGTTTACTTGTATGGTCTGAAATTCCGCAAGTAGGAAGTATAAAAGAACATGATGACTTCGTGACCAACTCTAGAAATCAATTATTGGATATGATCCGCCAACAAATAAATCACCCTAGTGTTTTTGCTTGGGGCTTGTTTAATGAGGTTCATGTTAGCAGGAATGATCCGCATCGAGATTTTGTAGATTTAGAAAACTTAGCATCTGTTGAAGATCCTACAAGACCAACAGTTGCAGCAACCAGTCATTATGCCTCTCCACAAATGAACCGAATTCCAGATATTTTAGGTTGGAACCGCTATCCTGGATGGTATGACTCTATTGAAAATTTATATAATCCAACACAGTGGGACAAATATCAACCCACTAGCCAACATGGTGGATTTTGCTTTAGCGAATATGGTGCAGGTGCAAATATAGAACACCACGAGCAAAACCCAAACCAACCCGTTCCAAGAGATTTTTGGCATCCTGAAGAATGGCAAAGTATAGTTCATGAGGCCTCATGGGCTCGTTACAGTCAAACACCTTATATATGGGGATCTTTTGTTTGGAACATGTTCGATTTTAGCGCTGCTAAACGCAGGGAAGGCGGTCAAGAAGGAATCAACGACAAAGGGCTAGTTACTTTCGATAGAAAAATTAAAAAAGATGCTTTTTTCTTTTATAAAGCGAATTGGTCTAAGCAACCTGTTCTGCACATTACGAGTAAACGTCATACTATTAGAACTAGTGCCAAAACTCCCGTAAAAATATACTGCAATATTTCTGATGCCGTAAAATTAAAAGTAAACGGAAAAACCATAAGCACAGCTAAAACAAATGACTTTAAAACTGTAATATGGGAAGACATTACCCTTAAAAAGGGTAAAAACAGGATTGAAGTCTCGGTTAAAAAGAACGGAAAAACTATAAAAGACCAGACAATTTGGACTTTTGATCCTAATGCAAAATCCCTTAAGCCTGAAATTGGTATTAAAGATCGTATAAAGGGAGATGGTGGTTTTGGACAGTAA
- a CDS encoding GH116 family glycosyl hydrolase, whose translation MKINLKFKTTDTAIAIITIFMPLLLLAQVSGNKPYIPINKGLDNKWIESLLEKGEQKIYNDEELKYIAMPCGGIGTGQVEITGEGKLVFTESVYNQMQQPNTGHGLSSGYNYINPVVLESKVNNAFSIRIKEASGNYKVLRLNHQDFDDIQFIGEYPMSQLTYQKKNGKLPIEIKSEVFSPFVPLNLRSSSNPVTVIRYSIKNTSDKSVEVALSGWLKNIEFPIKSKVSYTNTIMKSKGVKGLSLEMNPKDTSESVMKHPQLGGFSLSVLDKNANVLVSNLSNETFLQQWEKGEKIKNSKQSYTSETAIGGQVVSHIKVAPNKTKVVTFLVTWYFPNAYENGKRYKQARDEAPGWVGHLYNNWYTNAFDVASYVSANFNALYSDTKHFRNTYHNTSLPYWLANRITMPVSTLAAGNIAIWKNGRLYAYEGIGFCQGTCGHVYNFVTAISKLFPELERSVRLLQDFNEDEPYSGYSKSGRINFRGYGANDPNAIHSYASDAQSGYVLKAYREHLNSKDNTFLDAIWDKVKMAIGYHIFKDGAEIGLEPNGVLEGKQTFWDPMWYGPNPYNNTLYLAALRAAEEMAKVQGEFNLAKRYHAIFETGSTFMNEHMWNGEYYVHLYPTGFKSDNGIRNGFSSPEVIDSNAEAFIKGFNNGAPNYYISTGCDAQQLFGQNWAHQLGLGYILPQQHCLTAANSIYQYNYTPDIGTVYNFQKPKHRTLAAIGEGAMVNGSWPKTPPKNFENLHDKANIWTGLEYEASCDMINEGLVKEGLVVIRSIHDRYNGTKRNPWNEIEGSDHYSRAMHSWNVLLSISGFTYNGPKGIIGYNPKLTPENFKSFFSASEGWGNYSQTKTNNIQTGSIHLAYGKLMLNTINLNVTPGKTVKQLDIHLNGKSLKASFEQKGDIVSINVDQTVQLNKNDKLSIQLK comes from the coding sequence ATGAAAATAAATTTAAAATTTAAAACAACAGATACTGCAATAGCCATTATAACCATTTTTATGCCTCTATTGCTTTTAGCTCAAGTAAGTGGAAATAAACCTTATATTCCTATAAACAAAGGATTAGACAATAAATGGATAGAGTCTCTTTTAGAAAAAGGAGAACAGAAAATTTATAACGATGAAGAGCTTAAATACATTGCTATGCCCTGTGGTGGTATAGGTACTGGTCAAGTAGAAATAACAGGGGAAGGTAAATTAGTTTTTACAGAATCCGTTTATAACCAAATGCAACAACCTAATACTGGTCACGGACTATCGTCTGGATATAACTACATAAACCCCGTGGTTCTCGAATCTAAAGTGAATAATGCTTTTTCCATTCGTATTAAAGAAGCTTCTGGAAATTATAAAGTGCTTCGATTGAATCATCAAGACTTTGATGACATTCAATTTATTGGAGAATACCCAATGTCTCAGCTAACCTACCAGAAAAAAAATGGGAAACTTCCTATCGAAATAAAATCTGAGGTTTTTTCACCATTTGTTCCTCTTAATTTGAGAAGTTCTTCCAACCCTGTAACAGTTATTCGCTATTCCATAAAAAATACTTCTGATAAATCGGTAGAAGTGGCATTATCCGGATGGCTAAAGAACATAGAGTTTCCTATCAAGTCTAAGGTCAGCTACACTAATACTATTATGAAATCTAAAGGCGTGAAAGGTCTTTCCTTAGAGATGAATCCTAAGGATACGTCTGAATCCGTTATGAAACACCCACAATTGGGAGGATTTTCTTTATCGGTATTAGATAAAAATGCCAACGTTCTTGTTTCCAATCTTTCAAATGAAACATTTCTTCAACAATGGGAAAAAGGTGAAAAAATAAAGAACTCAAAACAATCATATACTTCAGAAACTGCTATTGGTGGTCAAGTAGTATCTCATATAAAAGTGGCTCCTAATAAAACGAAAGTAGTTACTTTTTTAGTGACTTGGTATTTTCCAAATGCTTATGAAAATGGGAAACGTTATAAACAAGCCCGAGACGAAGCTCCTGGTTGGGTAGGTCATCTTTATAATAATTGGTACACTAATGCTTTTGATGTCGCATCTTACGTGAGCGCTAATTTTAACGCGCTTTATTCGGATACCAAACATTTCCGAAACACATATCACAACACCTCTTTACCGTATTGGCTTGCCAATAGAATTACCATGCCCGTATCTACTTTGGCAGCGGGGAATATAGCTATATGGAAAAATGGAAGGCTATACGCTTATGAAGGTATCGGGTTTTGTCAAGGTACTTGCGGACATGTATATAATTTTGTAACGGCCATATCAAAACTATTTCCTGAGTTGGAACGTTCTGTGCGTTTGCTGCAAGATTTTAATGAAGATGAGCCATATTCTGGTTATAGCAAATCGGGAAGGATTAATTTTCGTGGATATGGTGCTAACGACCCCAATGCTATCCATAGTTATGCTTCCGATGCGCAAAGTGGTTATGTACTAAAAGCTTATCGTGAGCATTTAAATTCAAAAGATAATACCTTTTTAGATGCTATTTGGGATAAGGTTAAAATGGCTATTGGGTACCATATTTTTAAAGATGGTGCCGAAATAGGACTAGAGCCAAATGGTGTTCTGGAAGGTAAACAAACGTTTTGGGATCCGATGTGGTATGGGCCTAATCCGTATAATAATACGTTATATCTTGCCGCGTTAAGAGCTGCTGAAGAAATGGCAAAAGTACAAGGTGAATTTAACTTAGCAAAAAGATACCATGCTATTTTTGAAACAGGGAGTACATTTATGAATGAGCACATGTGGAACGGAGAGTATTATGTGCACTTATACCCTACAGGTTTTAAAAGTGATAATGGGATTAGAAACGGATTTAGTTCACCAGAGGTTATTGATAGTAATGCCGAAGCTTTTATAAAGGGGTTCAATAATGGCGCACCAAATTATTATATAAGTACTGGATGTGATGCCCAACAACTTTTTGGTCAAAATTGGGCACATCAACTAGGTTTGGGCTATATTCTACCTCAACAGCATTGTTTAACGGCAGCAAATAGTATTTACCAATATAACTACACGCCCGATATTGGTACTGTTTACAATTTCCAAAAACCAAAGCATAGAACCCTAGCAGCAATTGGAGAAGGTGCCATGGTAAACGGAAGTTGGCCAAAAACACCTCCAAAAAATTTTGAAAACCTGCATGACAAGGCGAATATATGGACAGGATTGGAATATGAAGCGAGCTGTGATATGATTAACGAAGGACTGGTAAAAGAGGGACTTGTTGTTATTCGCTCCATTCATGACCGATATAATGGAACAAAGCGAAATCCTTGGAATGAGATTGAAGGTTCTGACCACTACTCGAGAGCGATGCACTCATGGAATGTACTACTTTCAATAAGTGGATTTACCTATAACGGACCAAAAGGTATTATAGGATATAACCCAAAATTAACACCTGAAAATTTTAAAAGTTTCTTTTCGGCTTCAGAGGGTTGGGGTAATTATTCACAGACCAAAACCAATAATATTCAAACAGGGTCAATTCATTTAGCCTATGGAAAACTAATGCTTAATACCATTAATTTAAATGTTACTCCAGGGAAAACGGTAAAGCAACTAGATATTCATTTAAACGGTAAAAGTTTAAAAGCTTCCTTTGAACAGAAGGGTGACATAGTTAGTATCAACGTTGATCAAACTGTTCAGCTGAATAAAAATGATAAGCTTAGCATTCAATTAAAATAA
- a CDS encoding sulfatase: MKRIKPLIKTLATFPKILIAIVLLLLVHTACAQTSKKPNVVFILIDDFGWNDVGYNGSTFYETPNLDKLSKEFMRFDRCYTPSPMCSPTRVSIITGKNPARHGVTQWLPGRADWPGKPASAQKVLCPAPKVQGISNDETTLAEALQSVGYDTGFFGKWHMGKFKKTGGPAAHGFSTQQAVIEENSCSMFYPFRGRKYFPNAKAGDNFTDLLTQSAIEFIDKKRSEPFFLYLSHFAMHAPIASKKDELEKFTEKAKKLPKLSEEERKINDPYAHQPYNSRQDSPDYAGELATLDENIGKLVKHLKNIGQFENTIIIITGDNGGRTAFFHSPPTAVMPLRGGKTFNFDGGLRTPLLIHWPGVTKFGMHNETAVTSTDFYPTILEMVGQPLLPKQHQDGVSLVPLIKGGDLVSRKLYWHFPHYQGEGSYPTSAMLDGEYKLIVDYHQGDVLLYNVFKDIGETNNLAKSMPDKVLEMQKDLSKYLKSTNAVIPKANPNYINH, from the coding sequence ATGAAAAGAATAAAACCGCTAATCAAAACACTAGCCACCTTTCCGAAAATCCTAATAGCTATTGTTTTACTATTATTAGTACATACAGCTTGTGCGCAAACCTCAAAAAAACCTAATGTTGTTTTTATTTTAATTGATGATTTTGGATGGAACGATGTTGGGTACAATGGCTCCACATTTTATGAAACTCCAAATTTGGATAAATTATCTAAAGAATTTATGCGCTTTGATCGTTGCTATACACCAAGCCCCATGTGTTCACCTACTAGAGTAAGTATCATAACAGGTAAAAATCCAGCAAGGCATGGCGTTACGCAGTGGTTACCAGGAAGAGCTGATTGGCCAGGAAAGCCAGCATCCGCACAAAAGGTTTTATGCCCTGCCCCAAAAGTTCAAGGGATTAGTAATGATGAAACCACACTTGCAGAAGCACTCCAAAGTGTTGGCTATGATACTGGTTTTTTTGGAAAATGGCACATGGGTAAGTTTAAAAAAACAGGCGGTCCTGCTGCTCATGGGTTTTCAACCCAACAAGCAGTTATTGAAGAAAATAGTTGCTCTATGTTCTACCCATTCAGAGGTCGAAAATATTTTCCTAATGCCAAAGCAGGTGATAATTTCACGGATTTATTAACGCAAAGTGCCATAGAATTCATTGATAAAAAACGTTCTGAGCCCTTCTTTCTCTATTTGTCTCATTTTGCTATGCACGCACCAATAGCATCAAAAAAAGATGAGTTGGAAAAGTTTACCGAAAAAGCTAAAAAACTTCCAAAACTTTCAGAAGAAGAGCGAAAAATTAATGATCCTTATGCGCATCAGCCATATAATAGTCGTCAAGATTCTCCAGACTATGCGGGAGAGTTAGCAACATTGGACGAAAATATTGGTAAACTTGTTAAGCATCTAAAGAATATTGGTCAATTTGAAAATACTATAATCATTATTACTGGCGATAATGGTGGTAGAACCGCTTTTTTTCATTCACCACCCACAGCCGTAATGCCTTTAAGAGGTGGAAAAACTTTTAATTTTGACGGAGGTTTACGTACACCTTTATTAATACATTGGCCAGGTGTAACCAAGTTTGGCATGCATAATGAAACAGCGGTCACAAGCACCGATTTTTACCCTACTATTTTAGAGATGGTTGGACAACCTTTGTTACCTAAACAACATCAAGACGGAGTTAGTCTTGTCCCTTTAATTAAAGGTGGTGATTTAGTCAGTCGCAAATTATATTGGCACTTTCCACATTATCAGGGCGAGGGAAGCTATCCTACAAGTGCTATGCTAGACGGTGAATATAAATTGATTGTAGATTATCATCAGGGAGATGTTCTTCTATATAATGTATTTAAAGATATCGGTGAAACTAACAATTTAGCAAAATCGATGCCTGATAAAGTCTTAGAAATGCAAAAAGACCTCTCTAAATATCTCAAAAGCACCAATGCAGTAATTCCCAAAGCCAATCCAAATTATATAAATCATTAA